The Lycium ferocissimum isolate CSIRO_LF1 chromosome 10, AGI_CSIRO_Lferr_CH_V1, whole genome shotgun sequence genome window below encodes:
- the LOC132033564 gene encoding glutamyl-tRNA reductase 1, chloroplastic-like — MAIPTAFSGAKLESLSSSVTASSAACVGLFCNPGRVRRLGIQKGLLNSSGIRCEVAASSDDQSSGNNVTPSSSLSALEQLKTSAADRYTKERSSIVVIGLSIHTTPVEVREKLAIPEADWPRRIGELCNLNHIEEAAILSTCNRMEIYVVALSQHRGVKEVTEWMSKKSGVPVTEICKHRFLLYNNDATQHLFEVSAGLDSLVLGEGQILAQVKQVVKVGQGVTGFGRNISGLFKHAITVGKRVRTETNIAAGAVSVSSAAVELALMKLPEPSQATARMLVIGAGKMGKLVIKHLVAKGCTKMVVVNRSEDRVSAIREEMKDVEIIYKPLSEMLNCAAEADVIFTSTASETPLFMKEHVVDLPPVGPGVGGSRLFVDISVPRNVGACVDELENARVYNVDDLKEVVAANKEDRLRKAMEAQAIISEESKQFEAWRDSLETVPTIKKLRAYAERIRLAGLENCMSKMGDDISKKTKKAVDDLSRGIVNKLLHGPMQHLRCDGSDSRTLSETLENMHALNRMFSLETDISVLEQKIRAKVEQTQK; from the exons ATGGCAATTCCAACCGCATTTTCAGGTGCCAAGCTTGAATCTTTATCATCATCCGTAACAGCGAGTTCTGCAGCGTGTGTTGGGTTGTTTTGCAATCCGGGTCGGGTCAGGAGATTGGGAATTCAAAAGGGTTTGTTGAATTCTTCAGGGATCAGATGTGAAGTTGCAGCATCATCTGATGATCAAAGTTCTGGGAACAATGTGACTCCAAGTTCCAGTCTTTCTGCTCTTGAACAACTCAAGACATCAGCTGCTGACA GATATACTAAGGAAAGGAGCAGTATTGTTGTCATTGGGCTCAGTATCCACACCACACCTGTTGAAGTACGTGAAAAATTGGCAATTCCTGAAGCAGATTGGCCGAGACGCATTGGGGAGCTTTGCAATTTGAATCATATTGAAGAAGCTGCAATTCTTAGTACCTGTAATAGGATGGAGATTTATGTCGTAGCTCTTTCTCAACATCGTGGTGTTAAAGAAGTTACCGAATGGATGTCAAAG AAAAGTGGAGTCCCTGTTACAGAGATTTGCAAGCACCGCTTTCTACTGTATAATAATGATGCCACGCAGCACCTCTTTGAAGTATCAGCTGGGCTAGATTCCTTGGTCTTAGGAGAAGGTCAAATCCTTGCTCAAGTCAAGCAAGTAGTCAAGGTCGGCCAAGGAGTTACAGGCTTTGGAAGAAACATTAGTGGACTATTCAAGCATGCAATCACAGTCGGAAAGAGGGTTAGAACTGAAACAAACATTGCAGCAGGGGCAGTTTCTGTTAGTTCAGCTGCTGTGGAGTTGGCTCTGATGAAGCTTCCGGAACCCTCCCAAGCTACTGCTAGGATGCTAGTTATTGGAGCAGGCAAGATGGGGAAGCTTGTGATTAAGCACTTGGTAGCCAAGGGATGCACAAAGATGGTTGTTGTAAACAGAAGCGAGGATAGAGTTTCTGCCATTCGTGAAGAGATGAAAGATGTCGAGATAATCTACAAGCCCCTCAGTGAAATGCTTAACTGTGCTGCTGAAGCTGATGTTATTTTCACAAGCACCGCCTCAGAAACCCCATTGTTTATGAAAGAGCATGTGGTGGATCTTCCACCTGTTGGTCCAGGTGTTGGGGGTTCAAGGCTTTTCGTTGACATCTCAGTTCCTAGGAATGTTGGTGCTTGTGTAGATGAGCTAGAGAATGCGAGAGTGTACAATGTAGATGATCTAAAAGAGGTTGTGGCAGCTAATAAGGAGGACCGTCTTCGAAAAGCAATGGAAGCTCAAGCTATTATTTCTGAAGAATCCAAACAATTTGAAGCTTGGAGGGATTCGCTGGAGACTGTTCCAACCATCAAGAAACTGAGGGCTTATGCGGAAAGAATAAGGCTTGCTGGCCTGGAGAACTGCATGTCAAAAATGGGCGATGATATCTCAAAGAAGACAAAGAAGGCTGTTGATGATCTTAGTCGTGGTATAGTTAACAAGCTCCTTCATGGTCCCATGCAGCACCTAAGATGTGATGGGAGTGACAGCCGCACATTGAGTGAGACCCTTGAGAATATGCATGCTTTAAATAGGATGTTCAGCCTTGAGACAGATATATCTGTATTGGAACAGAAAATCCGAGCTAAAGTGGAGCAAACTCAAAAATGA